A stretch of the Aquificaceae bacterium genome encodes the following:
- a CDS encoding citryl-CoA lyase — MEKKWRTAITQHVGHETYIRGYRLLDLVGNLSFAQAIYLILKGELPNEKESKMMEAIFVSIIDHGIAPPSVISARAVASGGNSLNVGVAAGVLAFGSAHGGALEDAMRFIQEGVASQRSVEDIVREYLEAKRPIPGYGHRYYKDFDPRTKRLMDIAKELGFYGKHCEFAEAVQEEIGRQKGKRLVLNVDGGIAAVASEMGFDWRLGKGFFIIGRVPGLVAHVYEELTTEKPFSKRLDEETETEYTGVPPRELPPEFKRI; from the coding sequence ATGGAGAAAAAGTGGAGAACCGCCATAACACAACATGTGGGTCATGAGACCTACATAAGGGGCTATAGGCTCTTGGACCTTGTGGGGAACTTGAGCTTTGCGCAGGCTATATACCTCATTCTCAAAGGTGAGCTTCCTAACGAGAAAGAGTCCAAGATGATGGAAGCCATATTCGTCTCTATTATAGACCATGGCATAGCACCACCTTCTGTTATATCTGCAAGGGCGGTCGCTTCTGGTGGAAACTCGCTCAATGTGGGAGTTGCGGCAGGTGTGCTTGCTTTTGGCTCCGCTCATGGTGGTGCTCTTGAGGATGCCATGAGGTTTATACAAGAGGGTGTGGCAAGTCAAAGGAGCGTGGAAGATATAGTAAGAGAGTATCTTGAGGCAAAAAGACCCATACCCGGCTATGGACATAGATACTACAAAGACTTTGACCCAAGAACAAAGAGGCTTATGGATATAGCCAAAGAGCTTGGCTTTTATGGCAAACACTGTGAGTTTGCGGAAGCGGTCCAAGAGGAAATTGGCAGGCAAAAGGGTAAAAGGCTGGTTCTTAATGTGGATGGAGGCATTGCTGCAGTGGCTTCGGAGATGGGTTTTGATTGGAGGCTCGGAAAGGGCTTTTTCATAATAGGAAGGGTGCCGGGGCTTGTTGCACATGTTTATGAAGAACTCACCACGGAAAAGCCCTTCTCCAAAAGGCTTGATGAGGAAACGGAGACCGAGTATACTGGCGTGCCACCAAGGGAGCTACCTCCAGAGTTCAAAAGGATATGA